The following are from one region of the Meriones unguiculatus strain TT.TT164.6M chromosome 13 unlocalized genomic scaffold, Bangor_MerUng_6.1 Chr13_unordered_Scaffold_33, whole genome shotgun sequence genome:
- the LOC132650781 gene encoding zinc finger protein ZFP2-like: protein RTHTGEKPYKCNQCGKAFAKSSQLIRHKRTHTGEKSYECNQCGKSFARNSTLLSHKRTHTGEKPYECNECGKAFAQNSTLLSHKRTHTGEKPYECNECGKVFAQNSHLLSHKRTHTGEKPYECNECGKAFAENSTLLNHKRTHTGEKPYECNECGKAFAENSTLLSHKRTHTGEKPYECNECGKAFAQNSALIRHKRTHTGEKPYECNQCGKAFAQNSHLLSHKRTHTGKKPYEY from the coding sequence agaacacacactggagagaagccttacaaatgtaatcaatgtggtaaagcctttgcaaaaagcagtcagctcatacggcataaaagaacacatactggagagaaatcttatgaatgtaaccagtgtggtaaatcctttgcacgaaacagtactctcttaagccataaaagaacacacactggagagaaaccttatgaatgtaatgagtgtggtaaagcctttgcacaaaacagtactctcttaagccataaaagaacacacactggagagaaaccttatgaatgtaatgagtgtggtaaagtctttgcacaaaacagtcatctcctaagccataaaagaacacacactggagagaaaccttatgaatgtaatgagtgtggcaaagcctttgcagaaaacagtactctcttaaaccataaaagaacacacactggagagaaaccttatgaatgtaatgagtgtggcaaagcctttgcagaaaacagtactctcttaagccataaaagaacacacactggagagaaaccttatgaatgtaatgagtgtggtaaagcctttgcacaaaacagtgctctcataagacataaaagaacacacactggagagaaaccttatgaatgtaaccagtgtggtaaagcctttgcacaaaacagtcatctcctaagccataaaagaacacatactggaaagaaaccttatgaatat